In the Fusarium falciforme chromosome 6, complete sequence genome, ttttttttaagtcttttttttctttcttctttttgttATATACAGATGTGAACAAGCATCGCTCCAAGCTAGTAGCCATCAAGGCAATTGTTGTACAAGGTAGCTGTCGATGCCGGTCTGTCTAGAAGGTCATAAATCCATCACTCATAAGAACCGGAACCTCGATCCGGTTGATTCCAATGTCGCATCCCGAGGATGCCTTCCACCACGCTTCCTGTTGGCTTGTCTCAAACCAACTCTAAATGTGCGCGGTAAAGTAAAGTATGAACAGCAaaagaaaaagtaaaaaatacaCCCAATGCCTTGTTTATCTTTTTTGAGAAACCCCCAATGCCCCCAACTGCTTTTATGCAGACCCGCGTGTACGCCTCGGATAGCTTGAATGTAAAGAGAAACATGACcagacaaaaaaaaaaaaaaaaagcaaggAGGTCGGTCCATGGGACCGAGTGGCCAGCCAGGCATGTGGGAACAAACAAGGCCCAGCAATGCAACGCCTCTGAACGAGAGACTCCAAGTCTAACAAAAGGAAACCCATTGATGGGTCGATATCCCCAACTAGGGACGGCGTGTAGAGATCGGTATGTAGGTAAGGTAGTATAGGAAAGGGAGGACAGTGCGAGCCAGGAACATCCTGCTGCTCGCATGTGGGACAGGAAAAGGATCTTCAGGGCATCAAGCCCATATgtagtaggtaggtaggtatgcAGTATGCTGCAGCGATGCAATGTGACGAAGACGGGGACGGAGATggagccgcagccgcagccgcagccgcacgCAACACAGCGGCGTAGCAAAGCTTCAAACAAAGCAAAACATGACGCCATCATCATACCAGCTTTGCCCGGGAATTCGCGAGTTCCGTTGCTTGCTTAGATTCGATCGTTGTTTCCCTTGACGTATGCCCGGGGGAACAAGGCATACTGTCCGACCGGCGGAACCTGGGCGCTGaggctcgtcgtcctcgcccgTGGGCGTCGCTTGATAGTCTCGGCCGACTTCATCGGTGGCACCTCGTCTCGGACAATTGACTCGCTTGCGTGGCTCTTGTGAAGAGATCGCTTGCCAACAGGCACCGAGGGGAAAGGTGTCAGCTCCGGCACCGTATCCTTCTCCCTGAAGGCGGGAGGAGTCGTCTCCTCTTCGTCGCTGTCATTCTGTGGGTCAACGAGGTGGGACTCGGGGATGCTGTCGTTTGCCTCAGCCCACTTGCTAAGCGATGTGCTGCTTGTGAGCCGCGTCAAGTTGGTCCATGTCGAGTTGGTCGAGACATGGCGCTCTCCCGTCGAGTCCGAGATGGTGGTTGAGCTGGTCGCCGTCGTCGAGACGCTGGCACGCTGATGCGACAGGTTCAGCGAGGCGTGGCTAGCTGCGTTGCTGGCATCCTCATAGGGGTGTCCAGAGCCGACCATGCCGTGGACAATCTCGTCTTCGCCCGTGTAGTTgtgcttctcggcctcggagAGGAGCATCTGCTGGTGGTAGTCGCCAGGAATGAGAAGAGAGGGGGAAAGGGTGAAGCCATGGGACTCCTTGAAGCTGGACGCGCGAGAGTCGGAGCGGCTGTGGCTATGGCTCAGGTTGGGCGGTCGGGTCCCCTTCTCCCCGCGTGGGAAGGAAAAGTTGTTCGTCACCGCACCCGAGCTGGGGGTGAGAGCCTCGTGGCCGATGGGAGGCGAGGCCTGACTGGCTGGGCTTAGAGCCGGCATATCAAAACGGGATGCGGAAAGCATACCGGGAGACGACTCGGCCGTGCCGATGGTCGGTACCTCCCTCAACTCATCATCTGCCATGGCCACTTGCACCGGCGGCGCCATGTCTTGTTCAACATCCATAGAGGGTCGCTCCCACTCATAGTCAAAGTTGGCATCGGCCTCGTGTTCGTAGCAGTAGTCGATATCGTCCTCCCAGCTCTCCCTGATCGATGGCACGTCGGCTCCGCTGCCGTCGTGATGACCACTCTTACGGTTCTCCAAAGGCCCCAGTGTGTCTGAAGCTCCGCTCATGGGCCTTTGGAATCCTCGCAGAACAGGCACCGACTGACTAGCCCTCAAAGAAGACCTAGTGCTAGTGACGCTGACTCGGGAACGGCCAGTGTGGACAAagtgctcctcctcctctggcaCGTCAGGCAGTGGCGACTCATAGGAGGCAGTGCCAGGGACTCCCAATGGCCAAGCTGCGTCGTCGGGCGTGGTGATGGCATGCGAAAACCGATGCTCATCTACCGCCAGCTCCTCCGATTCATGAGCAGCCCCATAGCCGTGAGAGGTTGCTGGAGGTTGATCCAGGGGCTCATCGGGGCTAAAGGGTCGGGGTCGTCGGAAGCCACCGCTGGTCTGGGGGCGATCTGCGGACTCGCCATCTCGCTGGGTCGATTGGCGGCTCGACACTCGCGGAGGAGGTATAGGGCCCAGGGTCGGAGAGTGTAGCGGCTCCATTGGGGGTGATCTCGGGGGTCGCACCGGCCGGGGAGGAGGGCTGGTCCGGAGCTGCTCCTGTGATCGGGCGTGCTTGAGCAATCGCCGAGGTCCCGTTTGGAACCTCGGCGATGGGTTCTGATGCTCAGCCAGATGTTCTGAAGAGAAGTTTCGAAAGTGGAGATCCTGGGTTGTCGGGTCTGCAGTACGCATGGCCGACATCTCAGACATCAACTCCATGCGGCTGCCCCGCTGAAGGCTGACGATCTGATCCCGTGGTGTGTGTGTAACATGTTGAAAGTTGAAAGGTCCAGATAtttgcagcttcttctgcagTGCTGATTCGTCTCGAGATGTTTTCCGGCGGGCGAAAATGGTTGGGATAAAAGAGTCCTTGAAGGTCGCCAGGGAATTCTCACTACCCGTTTCGGCAGAATATAGCGAGCTTCCTGATGAGCTGTGAGCACTGCTTTCGCGCTTCGACCGACCCGACTTGCTCGACTTGGCACGGCGATGGAAAATATTCTTGCCCAATACCTGGACACTGTCGGGTCGGTCTCGAGAAGAGCTGCCACTGGTTGTAGATCGCTGCGAGGATCGGCGTGTGATACTCATGCTGTCGAATTCAGAGGCCAGAAGTGATGAGGAGCCCGAAGACACGGTTCGGTGGCCCCGGTGGAGGTGAGACGCATGTTTCATTTGCTTGCTTAATTGACGAATTCTCTCGGGGGAGGGAGGGCCCTCGATGGCTGGCCCCATTAATTCATTCAGGTCGACGGGTGGCTGTTGGTTGGGAGCCACATCTCGGAAACTATGGTTGCTGCCGTCCATGTTGCTGTCGGCGTCCGTGTGCGTGCTTGACCTGGCGGAAGCGTTCTGGGGTACATCGCGTTCGGAACGGTTTGATTGATATTCTGAGTAGTATGGCATCGTCGAAGCCCACATGTCGATTGAGGGCCTCAAGGAGGCAGAGGGCGGCGAGGTTGAGGCTTACCCTCCAAGTAAACAAATAACAACTGGTTCCACGGTTGTCGAGGTTGTGTCAGCCCCAAATAAGAGCAAATTGATCCAAGCAAGACCCAGTAGAGACACCAGGTAAGACAAGGAAGCAAAAACCACGAAAGGATTCAATCCTGTGGCAAAAGGAGGGGCAGGAAAGGGAATTGGGGACAGCAATGATGAGGGTGCTATGTATCATATAGGATAGCCTAGGAGCAAGAGATTGATGCAATCTTGGGGCAAGGCAACTTTGTACCCTCCAAGATTAGACAAGCCCTGTGAGCTGGGGCTAGAGAGGACAGGGAAGACTAGGGTGGTCGTAAGGGGGGGGAGGACCCTCGACAGGGCTCCCGTTGGGTTGGCCTGGCCCGTCTCGACGGACACAGGCCCCGGGAATCTGGGGGGGTTGCAGCAGGGCCTGGTCAAGGGGAGGGATGGATCGATCAGACGGACTGGGCGTCGTACTGTGCGAGCGCTTCCGCAGTCTCATGCGATGCTGGACCTGTTGTAAGGCGACCCAAGGTCCGTGGTGGTGCGACTCGACGCCCTGCCCAGGGACCAAGTGGGCGAGGCTTGTTTGATAGTGACCGTCCTAGCAGCAAACAAAACAAGACAGGatgagaagaggatgaagaagagatggAAAGCCCTCCACGAGACCCCCAAGACCAAAAGAGGGGGAGGAGAAAAAGTAACAAGAAAACTCTTCACGGCCGAAGAAGCAACGACGAGAAAGTGGATGTTTGATGGCTGGGCCGCCAGACCTGCGCCGATCGGCTGGCAACGCTGGTGTGGTTTCTCAACGGCTCGGAAAAAAAGGATCGAGAGCTCAAGACACGTTCAGCACATTAGGACGCTGCAATATAGGGTCAGGATGGGGCCGATGACAGCaagacacacacacaacatCTGTCCAGGCAATGGTGAGCTCTCGAGTAGTGGGCCACGATGCAATGACCTCCCTCACTCCCCATCTTAGAACGTCGCTGCAAGCCCAAGCCAGAACGATTCAGGTCAAGACGCAAACCCGCCAAAACAGCGGACACTGGGAGGATCGGCATGTGGGTTCTGTTTCGTGGTTGCGTCGTCGCCAGTCTAGTTAGGTCCTGCGCTGTGCAGTCGAGTGAAGGCCTCCTTAGTGATACAGGCCGCGTCAAGCCTCGATCCAGGGGCCTCAGTGTGTGCTTCCCAGCACCAAGGGCCTGTTCCCTGTTTAGCTCTGTTCTTAGTCAGTCGTCTGGCTGGGAACCGGCTCCGTTGAGCAATGCAGGAACGAAGCCGTAGCAACTCCACCCGGCAAGGGTGACGAGGATAAATCCACAGAGTACGTATACCATTATGCCCGCGCGGGCTTGCTGACGTCGTAGCCTCGTACAGTGCACAGGCTGGACACTATTGGACCTTGCACAAGCCGAGCCAGGATAGGAACACTCTGAGAGCTTAGCAACTGGACCCTGCAGGCACGGGCACAAGGAGGACGAAACTGAGGAGTCAATCAGCAGACAGCGTGGGATCTGATGAAGGGTCAAGGTTACCAGCCGAGAGACACTGATGCGGGAGCAGCAGAGCTCAGCACCTTGGAAGGAGAGACACAGGGCCGGTCAATGGGACCAGAAGAGAGGGGATCGGTGTATGGACAAGGATGTTCCCAGCCAGCACTCCCCGCCGCTGCATTCCCACCCGTAGAGTCGGAGCCTTGGGACGCTGCTCGGTTCGTGCTTCCCCAGCCGTGCCTTGTTCAGCGGTGTCCTCTGGCTAAGGTATGCTGTGCCGCCGCTGTGCCCCCCAAGAGCATTTGGTCCGGAGGAATCCTTATGACAGCTGTGTAGTCAGGCACCTTCCTTCTGTTTTCAGAGCTCATTGAGCCAAACCAAGCTCAAATGCAACGCACTGGATAACGCGCTAGTCGAGGTCCCTGTTTGCGGGTCTTGGGAAGAAACGCGCTGCAAGCTTTGGAGTCGCTAAACCAGCTGTGGTTCGTTTTAGTGTCGGGGAGGGCGACGATGAGACAAACTGCGACCGAGCCTGAGCAGGGACCACATTTGCAGATTGCTTCATCTGTTCTCCTGGTTCAAGGGGATGAGGCGATTGCCCAACTGCGTTACCCAAACAATGACGCCTCAACTGTGTTATTTGCCCGTAGCGCCGATTTTGAGGATCATGGCGGTTTTGGATGAGATCCAGCTGAGAGCATGGCTAAAACACGGGTATCGTGGATCAGGCCAGAGACGTGGGATGTGCTCGACAAATGGGCTCTTCTGGTACGAATCTGGCGCACCTGGCGCATCTTGCTACATCGTGGAGCAGACAGCTGATGCGCAAGCTACAGCAAACTGGATGTAGCGCTCAGGCTTCAGTCACTCCCCggttgagctgcttcttcgACCCAAATCGATGAAAGGGCGAGCAAGcaagccatggccatggcgaaGTTACCATGTCTCTCTTCCATGTGTTAGACTCGGGCCTTTGTCGAAGTAGGCCCTCAATGGAGTAAGGTGCTGTCCCGTTGAGAAGAACGATGGAACGTCCAATGTCTCTCCCTTTGCAGGGCGGGCGGCCAAGGGGATGAGAGCTCTCCAGCTAGGCTTCTTCAACCCCATGAGAGAAACAAGCCAGAAGGCTGGAGAAACACGACTCCTGGGACTAGGGGCTTGGCCAGTCTGCTTCTTGTGCAGCGGCCCAGCACACAGGCGGCACGGCAGCCGACTTGAGCGTTGTGCTGCGCTCTCGCGCACAACACAGAGAACAACAAAAACAACATGTCGCTCAGACACTCTTGAATGTGACGACCCGCTGCGCTGGGAACGGGGCCAGGTGCTAAAATGTGGGACGACGTGCGACTCGCGGAGGTTGCAAGGTGCGAGCCCCCCAAACTTAGTACCTATATGTTTGCTTAGTACTGGAGGtaagtaagtaagtaagGTAGTAAAGAGAGGGATCGACTCGTGGATGAGGCGGAGGAAAAGCCGGATGAGCCAAGCTGAGGCAAAGGCCCGATGCCGATGACCATCGAAACAGACGCGATGCATCTCTTCTAGGATCCCGCCGTGACCCTGTTGGTTCTACGGTTGCATGCAAGTTACTGTGCCAGTCTGGGAGGGTCAGCGACAGAGGAAAACAAGGGCCCCGGAGCCAGTGTGCAAAGCAACTAACTGTACGGATTTCAAGGACCAGGGCTCAAGACTGAGGTCGGCGGTCAGGGGTAAGAAGCCCTGTTCGAAGGGAGCTCAAGACATCGAGAACATATCTGCTGCATGCCTATGAACACATCAGCGGGAGTTTGCAGAGTCCTTGTCAGCTGCGAAAAAAGAGCTCCTGCTCATGAGGGATTCTTGTCTCCAGGGACCCACGGCCCCTGTCCCAATCCCCACCACACGCTGCACCATTTGTCGGAACTAGCACACGGTGGGCGACGGGATGTTTCCCGCGACTGGGCCAAACCTGCAGAAGCTGCTTCTGGAGGTTGTGACCTGGGACGCTAGGCCTGGAGTTGGGTCGTTCGGAGGCTGCTGAGCCGGAGACCAGGCGTCGAGACAGACGCCAGAAGCTGTGATGGAACCTTCGATTTGGAACGTCGTTGTGACGCTGTCGAATGCGACGACCCGCGATAGGCGCTCGAAATTAACTTGAGCTGGGCTTAATCTTGATTCGAGAGTGTGGATGCTTGTCTAGAGTTGAAGCTGGAGCAGCTAGGAAAGTAAGTGCTCAGGTCCGTACTGTAGCTACATTCGAAGTCGGCAGGAGCCACAGTTGAGATCAAGCCCGCTCTTCCCTCATTGCCGTgcctttgctttttttttcatcCCCGGTCCACAGGATCGGACCCGGGACTGATAAGAGGTACTTGAGCCAAGCTTGAGAATGCACCTAATGGGCTTGCCTGTACGGTACAGTATAACTCATGCGaagtcttcatcatcacccatTCAAATATTCTGGATGATTCCGATGTCAGCATGCACAGCAGGCCCATATCATACATCCACAGGACTGCATCTAAGCATCAGCCGTCAGCAACTAACCATTGGCCCTCAACACAATACGAGGATTGATTCTCCATCATCACGCACGCGTGTTTATGCGCAGGGCGGAATAGATGACGAAGTGGTCCCCGGCTCCATAGACAGATTCTACGTGCGAGTTGGGGGTTTGATACACGGCACACTGTGCCCAGGTTGTTGTACCCCCAAAAGGTGTTCAGAACCCGCCGCTCTAGAGCACTCGTTCCTCTAGCTCCCGCCCCAGTGGAATGGATGGATTCAAACGGCTAACTGCCGCCGAAGTGACGAGGGACAGCTGGTACAAAGTACAGCATAGGTAACTAGTTTAACCTGGGTTCTCATAGAACATCCATCATTTACATCCCAGTCTTGGCCAATTACCGCATACTTTAGCCGGTGGCTGACGTTTTCATGCACGGGAAGATATGTCGCAATAAGAACGTTCAGCAAGGGCATTTCCAGTTACTTGCCTAACACGGTAGGTCCCAACAACATATCCATGTGTCTAGGCTGTCAACTTGTCTGATGGATGTCCGGGCTGCCTTAGTCTTCGGTGAAGGGCCTGGTAGACAGACTTAAGGTGTGGGAGCAATTTGGACTTGCAACGCAGGGGACGATCAAGAAGGAAGTGATGAGAAGGATAAAGGCAACGAAAGGGAAGGTGATGGGACCGCTAACAGGGTCTGTCACCTTGGGAGGGCGGAAGGAGCATCTTCCCAGATGTCTAGTGAACGGGAAGGAACCTtttccctcctccttcaggcAAAGGTCAGCTTCCAATTATCCCAGCGAACTTGAACTTTTCGTCCTCCTACATGCTCGTTGCATGCGAGCAACCGACCAACATCTGCTCGGGCCCGACTTAACCCTCGCGATACGTGACAACAACCATGGATGCTCGATCACAAGAACCAATCGGCCTCGTACAGCCGAGATGCGCACCATGCTCGGTCCAACCCCCTGCGTGCCTGCTTGAGCGCGCGCTCTTTGCGGCAATTGTCACCACAGAGTCATCATCCCCCACAGGAACCTTTCCAATGCTGCGGATCCTTTCCTCTCCAACGGTTGACGACAGGCTCAGGTGCAGCCGCAGGCACAAACACGGGGGGACAGGCTGCGGTTGGCAACTCTACCTAACCGCATATCCGAATCCTCCCCCTCAACATGGGCAAGCAATGCGCCCATGTACGACGTTGAAATTCATGCAGCCCCCAGCACCGGGCTAGAGGACGAGTCGGTGTGACGGTCTCGCTTTGCCTTGCGTTTGAGTCCTCGGCCCTTGCAGCCATCCTCCTGCAGAAACTATGCTTTGACACTATTCCCAAGAGGTCTGTGCCATCTTCTTGACAGACAGCACCAGCAGATGACGACCACAGACCCGTCGTCATGTGGGACAATCGAAGGCCTCGAAACAGGAGCATCCATGGCAGTTCCATCACCAGACCTAGGTACTCCGTACGCCTACCTATCCTTGACCCCAGCCCCTACCGATCTCTCGAGCATCTCGCGTCTACCGCGGGACGATACCCCGTCCCTCACATCACGCCAACAACCCGACCAGGTCATCATGATCTTTATCGAGACCAGCATTGCCTCGTCGGGTGTTCAGCCTCTCGTGGCTGCACATGCCGTAAGTGCGCTCATGTCAGTCTGCACCGCCGCCCTCAGTCCTCCCTCCCACCCTTCCATCCCTCCCGCCGCTAACGAGGCCTGTCAGTTCTCCGAGGCTTAGCGCCGGGGAACATGTTCGGCCTTCCG is a window encoding:
- a CDS encoding CRIB domain-containing protein, which encodes MWASTMPYYSEYQSNRSERDVPQNASARSSTHTDADSNMDGSNHSFRDVAPNQQPPVDLNELMGPAIEGPPSPERIRQLSKQMKHASHLHRGHRTVSSGSSSLLASEFDSMSITRRSSQRSTTSGSSSRDRPDSVQVLGKNIFHRRAKSSKSGRSKRESSAHSSSGSSLYSAETGSENSLATFKDSFIPTIFARRKTSRDESALQKKLQISGPFNFQHVTHTPRDQIVSLQRGSRMELMSEMSAMRTADPTTQDLHFRNFSSEHLAEHQNPSPRFQTGPRRLLKHARSQEQLRTSPPPRPVRPPRSPPMEPLHSPTLGPIPPPRVSSRQSTQRDGESADRPQTSGGFRRPRPFSPDEPLDQPPATSHGYGAAHESEELAVDEHRFSHAITTPDDAAWPLGVPGTASYESPLPDVPEEEEHFVHTGRSRVSVTSTRSSLRASQSVPVLRGFQRPMSGASDTLGPLENRKSGHHDGSGADVPSIRESWEDDIDYCYEHEADANFDYEWERPSMDVEQDMAPPVQVAMADDELREVPTIGTAESSPGMLSASRFDMPALSPASQASPPIGHEALTPSSGAVTNNFSFPRGEKGTRPPNLSHSHSRSDSRASSFKESHGFTLSPSLLIPGDYHQQMLLSEAEKHNYTGEDEIVHGMVGSGHPYEDASNAASHASLNLSHQRASVSTTATSSTTISDSTGERHVSTNSTWTNLTRLTSSTSLSKWAEANDSIPESHLVDPQNDSDEEETTPPAFREKDTVPELTPFPSVPVGKRSLHKSHASESIVRDEVPPMKSAETIKRRPRARTTSLSAQVPPVGQYALFPRAYVKGNNDRI